A window from Triticum aestivum cultivar Chinese Spring chromosome 6D, IWGSC CS RefSeq v2.1, whole genome shotgun sequence encodes these proteins:
- the LOC123144101 gene encoding FGGY carbohydrate kinase domain-containing protein isoform X1, with amino-acid sequence MSRGGVFLGVDVGTGSARAGLFDDKGKLLGSASSPIQIWKEEDSVEQSSTDIWHAVCAAVKSACSLANVAPEDVVGLGFTATCSLVAVGADGSPVSVSWNGDSRRDIIVWMDHRALDQAERINSHSSPVLQFYGGSVSPEMQAPKLLWVKENLQKTWSMVYRWMDLGNWLTYRATGDETRSLSHMEQWRESNPRGMEPYGTDEVFWAEIGLGDLYEGSQAKIGHSVVFPGHPLGSGLTPTSAKELGLLTGTPVGTSLIDAYAGGLGVMESVPDAELKADMFDEEAICHRMVLVCGTSTCHMVVSKNKLFIPGVWGPFLSAMIPEFWLTECGQSATGALLDYIVQNHAAAPLLANQAASQSMSIYELMNKILLSMAHEQNMSFPSALSQDTHVLPDFHGNRSPVADPKSKGVICGLTLDTSEKHLALLYLATIQGIAYGTRHIVEHCNAHGHKIDTLLACGGLAKNSLYIQEHADIMGCPIILPRENENVLLGAAILGAVAAEKFDGVRDAMKALNAAGKVVRPSSDPRVKKYHDAKYQIFRSLYEQQLSHRSTMAQALH; translated from the exons ATGTCCCGCGGTGGCGTCTTCCTCGGCGTCGACGTCGGCACCGGCAGCGCTCGCGCAG GACTCTTTGATGACAAGGGTAAGTTGCTGGGGTCAGCAAGCAGCCCTATACAGATATGGAAAGAGGAAGACTCTGTAGAG CAATCGTCAACGGATATCTGGCACGCAGTGTGTGCTGCTGTAAAATCTGCGTGCTCGTTGGCAAATGTTGCTCCCGAGGATGTTGTCGGCCTTGGCTTCACCGCTACTTGCTCCCTTG TTGCTGTGGGTGCTGATGGTTCCCCTGTCTCGGTTTCTTGGAATGGTGATTCAAGAAGGGACATCATCGTGTGGATGGACCATAGGGCTCTCGACCAGGCTGAACGAATTAATTCTCACAGTTCACCGGTATTGCAATTTTATGGTGGGAGTGTCTCCCCTGAAATGCAAGCTCCAAAG CTTTTATGGGTAAAGGAAAATCTGCAAAAAACTTGGTCTATGGTATATAGGTGGATGGACCTCGGTAACTGGTTAACATATAG GGCAACTGGTGATGAAACCCGCAGCTTATCACACATGGAACAGTGGAGGGAATCAAATCCACGTGGTATGGAACCATATGGAACGGATGAAGTCTTTTGGGCAGAAATAGGCTTGGGAGACCTTTATGAAGGGAGCCAGGCAAAAATAG GACACTCTGTTGTGTTTCCTGGTCATCCTCTAGGTTCTGGTTTGACACCTACTTCTGCAAAG GAGTTAGGCTTGCTTACTGGGACTCCTGTTGGAACTTCGCTTATTGATGCTTATGCCGGGGGTCTTGGAGTCATGGAAAGTGTGCCAGATGCAGAATTGAAAGCTGACA TGTTTGATGAAGAAGCAATATGCCATCGCATGGTCTTGGTTTGCGGAACATCTACATGCCACATGGTTGTTTCAAAGAATAAGCTATTTATCCCTGGTGTCTGGGGACCATTTTTGTCTG CGATGATACCTGAGTTTTGGCTCACGGAATGTGGCCAAAGTGCAACTGGTGCTTTACTTGATTACATTGTTCAAAACCATGCTGCGGCTCCCCTTCTGGCTAATCAAGCTGCTTCTCAAA GTATGTCCATTTATGAGTTGATGAACAAGATATTGCTTTCAATGGCACATGAACAAAATATGTCTTTTCCTTCTGCCTTGAGTCAGGACACCCATGTCCTTCCAGATTTTCATGGAAATCG GTCCCCTGTGGCTGATCCAAAATCTAAAGGGGTGATTTGTGGGTTGACACTTGATACAAGTGAAAAACATTTGGCGCTTCTGTACCTAGCAACAATTCAAGGCATTGCTTATGGTACTCGTCATATTGTGGAGCATTGTAATGCTCACGGGCACAAG ATCGACACCCTTCTTGCGTGTGGCGGACTTGCAAAGAACTCCTTGTATATCCAAGAACATGCAGATATCATGG GTTGTCCAATAATACTGCCTAGAGAAAACGAGAATGTGCTTCTGGGTGCTGCTATTCTGGGTGCTGTTGCTGCAGAGAAGTTTGATGGTGTTCGTGACGCAATGAAAGCACTGAATGCAGCGGGGAAG
- the LOC123144101 gene encoding FGGY carbohydrate kinase domain-containing protein isoform X2 encodes MERGRLCRAIVNGYLARSVCCCKICVLVGKCCSRGCCRPWLHRYLLPWFALISTLAACLLWFEWRILCLRRDIIVWMDHRALDQAERINSHSSPVLQFYGGSVSPEMQAPKLLWVKENLQKTWSMVYRWMDLGNWLTYRATGDETRSLSHMEQWRESNPRGMEPYGTDEVFWAEIGLGDLYEGSQAKIGHSVVFPGHPLGSGLTPTSAKELGLLTGTPVGTSLIDAYAGGLGVMESVPDAELKADMFDEEAICHRMVLVCGTSTCHMVVSKNKLFIPGVWGPFLSAMIPEFWLTECGQSATGALLDYIVQNHAAAPLLANQAASQSMSIYELMNKILLSMAHEQNMSFPSALSQDTHVLPDFHGNRSPVADPKSKGVICGLTLDTSEKHLALLYLATIQGIAYGTRHIVEHCNAHGHKIDTLLACGGLAKNSLYIQEHADIMGCPIILPRENENVLLGAAILGAVAAEKFDGVRDAMKALNAAGKVVRPSSDPRVKKYHDAKYQIFRSLYEQQLSHRSTMAQALH; translated from the exons ATGGAAAGAGGAAGACTCTGTAGAG CAATCGTCAACGGATATCTGGCACGCAGTGTGTGCTGCTGTAAAATCTGCGTGCTCGTTGGCAAATGTTGCTCCCGAGGATGTTGTCGGCCTTGGCTTCACCGCTACTTGCTCCCTTGGTTTGCCCTGATCTCCACATTAGCCGCGTGCCTTCTGTGGTTTGAATGGAGAATTTTGTGTTTGAG AAGGGACATCATCGTGTGGATGGACCATAGGGCTCTCGACCAGGCTGAACGAATTAATTCTCACAGTTCACCGGTATTGCAATTTTATGGTGGGAGTGTCTCCCCTGAAATGCAAGCTCCAAAG CTTTTATGGGTAAAGGAAAATCTGCAAAAAACTTGGTCTATGGTATATAGGTGGATGGACCTCGGTAACTGGTTAACATATAG GGCAACTGGTGATGAAACCCGCAGCTTATCACACATGGAACAGTGGAGGGAATCAAATCCACGTGGTATGGAACCATATGGAACGGATGAAGTCTTTTGGGCAGAAATAGGCTTGGGAGACCTTTATGAAGGGAGCCAGGCAAAAATAG GACACTCTGTTGTGTTTCCTGGTCATCCTCTAGGTTCTGGTTTGACACCTACTTCTGCAAAG GAGTTAGGCTTGCTTACTGGGACTCCTGTTGGAACTTCGCTTATTGATGCTTATGCCGGGGGTCTTGGAGTCATGGAAAGTGTGCCAGATGCAGAATTGAAAGCTGACA TGTTTGATGAAGAAGCAATATGCCATCGCATGGTCTTGGTTTGCGGAACATCTACATGCCACATGGTTGTTTCAAAGAATAAGCTATTTATCCCTGGTGTCTGGGGACCATTTTTGTCTG CGATGATACCTGAGTTTTGGCTCACGGAATGTGGCCAAAGTGCAACTGGTGCTTTACTTGATTACATTGTTCAAAACCATGCTGCGGCTCCCCTTCTGGCTAATCAAGCTGCTTCTCAAA GTATGTCCATTTATGAGTTGATGAACAAGATATTGCTTTCAATGGCACATGAACAAAATATGTCTTTTCCTTCTGCCTTGAGTCAGGACACCCATGTCCTTCCAGATTTTCATGGAAATCG GTCCCCTGTGGCTGATCCAAAATCTAAAGGGGTGATTTGTGGGTTGACACTTGATACAAGTGAAAAACATTTGGCGCTTCTGTACCTAGCAACAATTCAAGGCATTGCTTATGGTACTCGTCATATTGTGGAGCATTGTAATGCTCACGGGCACAAG ATCGACACCCTTCTTGCGTGTGGCGGACTTGCAAAGAACTCCTTGTATATCCAAGAACATGCAGATATCATGG GTTGTCCAATAATACTGCCTAGAGAAAACGAGAATGTGCTTCTGGGTGCTGCTATTCTGGGTGCTGTTGCTGCAGAGAAGTTTGATGGTGTTCGTGACGCAATGAAAGCACTGAATGCAGCGGGGAAG
- the LOC123144102 gene encoding CASP-like protein 2C4, protein MGAVARLQAAVTSDRAESLLRGACAAASAASALLLGLSAQTKTVLFVRKKAVPKDVEALWVLIVAAAVAAGYHAARLLKRLCSGGRFAGGRFAGGEDGRGCARAVAWACFLLDKGCAYVVFASAVAALQACFVALTGVEPLQWSRLCNIYTRFCVQGAFGMVCGLAAAVGMALLSVFSARDLFRLYSPAGRRQARLRSESSQTGLISKNEMTRGSAGDD, encoded by the exons ATGGGGGCGGTGGCGAGGCTGCAGGCGGCGGTGACGTCGGACAGGGCGGAGAGCCTCCTCCGGGGCGCgtgcgcggcggcgtcggcggcgtccGCGCTGCTCCTGGGCCTGAGCGCGCAGACCAAGACGGTGCTCTTCGTCCGGAAGAAGGCCGTGCCCAAGGACGTGGAGGCCCTCTG GGTGCTGATCGTGGCGGCGGCCGTGGCCGCGGGGTACCACGCGGCGCGGCTCCTCAAGCGGCTCTGCTCCGGCGGCCGCTTCGCCGGCGGCCGCTTCGCCGGCGGCGAGGACGGCCGGGGCTGCGCCAGGGCGGTCGCGTGGGCGTGTTTCCTCCTCGACAAG GGGTGTGCGTACGTGGTGTTCGCGAGCGCCGTCGCGGCGCTGCAAGCATGCTTTGTGGCACTGACGGGCGTGGAGCCCCTGCAGTGGAGCAGGCTCTGCAACATCTATACCCGCTTCTGCGTGCAGGGCGCCTTCGGCATGGTTTGCGGCCTCGCGGCCGCCGTCGGCATGGCCCTCCTCTCCGTCTTCTCCGCCCGCGATCTCTTCCGGCTCTACTCGCCGGCTGGGCGCAGGCAGGCGCGGCTGAGATCGGAATCAAGTCAGACAGGCCTCATAAGTAAAAATGAGATGACCAGAGGAAGCGCGGGAGATGATTAG
- the LOC123144101 gene encoding FGGY carbohydrate kinase domain-containing protein isoform X3 has protein sequence MERGRLCRAIVNGYLARSVCCCKICVLVGKCCSRGCCRPWLHRYLLPWFALISTLAACLLWFEWRILCLRDIIVWMDHRALDQAERINSHSSPVLQFYGGSVSPEMQAPKLLWVKENLQKTWSMVYRWMDLGNWLTYRATGDETRSLSHMEQWRESNPRGMEPYGTDEVFWAEIGLGDLYEGSQAKIGHSVVFPGHPLGSGLTPTSAKELGLLTGTPVGTSLIDAYAGGLGVMESVPDAELKADMFDEEAICHRMVLVCGTSTCHMVVSKNKLFIPGVWGPFLSAMIPEFWLTECGQSATGALLDYIVQNHAAAPLLANQAASQSMSIYELMNKILLSMAHEQNMSFPSALSQDTHVLPDFHGNRSPVADPKSKGVICGLTLDTSEKHLALLYLATIQGIAYGTRHIVEHCNAHGHKIDTLLACGGLAKNSLYIQEHADIMGCPIILPRENENVLLGAAILGAVAAEKFDGVRDAMKALNAAGKVVRPSSDPRVKKYHDAKYQIFRSLYEQQLSHRSTMAQALH, from the exons ATGGAAAGAGGAAGACTCTGTAGAG CAATCGTCAACGGATATCTGGCACGCAGTGTGTGCTGCTGTAAAATCTGCGTGCTCGTTGGCAAATGTTGCTCCCGAGGATGTTGTCGGCCTTGGCTTCACCGCTACTTGCTCCCTTGGTTTGCCCTGATCTCCACATTAGCCGCGTGCCTTCTGTGGTTTGAATGGAGAATTTTGTGTTTGAG GGACATCATCGTGTGGATGGACCATAGGGCTCTCGACCAGGCTGAACGAATTAATTCTCACAGTTCACCGGTATTGCAATTTTATGGTGGGAGTGTCTCCCCTGAAATGCAAGCTCCAAAG CTTTTATGGGTAAAGGAAAATCTGCAAAAAACTTGGTCTATGGTATATAGGTGGATGGACCTCGGTAACTGGTTAACATATAG GGCAACTGGTGATGAAACCCGCAGCTTATCACACATGGAACAGTGGAGGGAATCAAATCCACGTGGTATGGAACCATATGGAACGGATGAAGTCTTTTGGGCAGAAATAGGCTTGGGAGACCTTTATGAAGGGAGCCAGGCAAAAATAG GACACTCTGTTGTGTTTCCTGGTCATCCTCTAGGTTCTGGTTTGACACCTACTTCTGCAAAG GAGTTAGGCTTGCTTACTGGGACTCCTGTTGGAACTTCGCTTATTGATGCTTATGCCGGGGGTCTTGGAGTCATGGAAAGTGTGCCAGATGCAGAATTGAAAGCTGACA TGTTTGATGAAGAAGCAATATGCCATCGCATGGTCTTGGTTTGCGGAACATCTACATGCCACATGGTTGTTTCAAAGAATAAGCTATTTATCCCTGGTGTCTGGGGACCATTTTTGTCTG CGATGATACCTGAGTTTTGGCTCACGGAATGTGGCCAAAGTGCAACTGGTGCTTTACTTGATTACATTGTTCAAAACCATGCTGCGGCTCCCCTTCTGGCTAATCAAGCTGCTTCTCAAA GTATGTCCATTTATGAGTTGATGAACAAGATATTGCTTTCAATGGCACATGAACAAAATATGTCTTTTCCTTCTGCCTTGAGTCAGGACACCCATGTCCTTCCAGATTTTCATGGAAATCG GTCCCCTGTGGCTGATCCAAAATCTAAAGGGGTGATTTGTGGGTTGACACTTGATACAAGTGAAAAACATTTGGCGCTTCTGTACCTAGCAACAATTCAAGGCATTGCTTATGGTACTCGTCATATTGTGGAGCATTGTAATGCTCACGGGCACAAG ATCGACACCCTTCTTGCGTGTGGCGGACTTGCAAAGAACTCCTTGTATATCCAAGAACATGCAGATATCATGG GTTGTCCAATAATACTGCCTAGAGAAAACGAGAATGTGCTTCTGGGTGCTGCTATTCTGGGTGCTGTTGCTGCAGAGAAGTTTGATGGTGTTCGTGACGCAATGAAAGCACTGAATGCAGCGGGGAAG
- the LOC123144100 gene encoding calmodulin-binding protein 60 B, whose translation MNEKRGLEAAAAGDGRPEAKRSRPPALASVIVEALKVDSLQRLCSSLEPILRRVVSEEVERALGKLGPAAITGRSSPKRIEGPGGRNLQLQFRTRLSLPLFTGGKVEGEQGAAIHVVLLDTGNGCVVSSGLEASAKLDIVVLEGDFNNEDEEGWTEEEFDSHIVKEREGKRPIITGDIQVTLKEGVGTIGEFTFTDNSSWIRSRKFRLGLKIASGFCEGVRIREAKTEAFMVKDHRGELYKKHYPPALKDEVWRLEKIGKDGSFHKRLNKSGILTVEDFLRLVVRDPQKLRTILGSGMSNKMWDSLVEHAKTCVLSGKYYIYYSDENRTAGAIFNDLYAFCGLISGEQFYSSESLDDGQKHFADGLVKKAYDNWMYVIEYDGKALLNPKPKKKAALTNQAEARAPAAYVQRISSTSMPGPSTTGTNGSIGYDGNQTATQSVQLQSSSANMPVPYDDAFPFLPHTMLMGSNQGTASDGMGLELGQLHHTISQGHPIQPANVGYDNWHHNRDGQYADDFTEDIRLKSHQLLEGDDMQQLLRVFNMGGASTGLPDETFSFPYMQSPLPNPGFEGEPSRPSGKAVVGWLKIKAAMRWGIFVRKKAAERRAQIVELED comes from the exons ATGAACGAGAAGCGCGGGctggaagccgccgccgccggcgacggccgCCCTGAGGCCAAGCGGTCGCGACCCCCGGCTCTTGCCAG TGTTATTGTTGAAGCACTAAAGGTGGATAGTCTGCAGAGGCTTTGCTCATCATTGGAACCAATTCTCCGTAGAGTG GTTAGTGAAGAAGTGGAGCGCGCCTTGGGAAAACTTGGTCCTGCTGCAATCACTGGGAG GTCTTCTCCAAAGCGAATTGAAGGTCCTGGTGGAAGAAATCTGCAACTCCAATTCAGGACAAGATTGTCCCTTCCCCTTTTTACCGGAGGAAAAGTTGAAGGGGAGCAGGGGGCTGCAATTCATGTTGTTTTGCTTGATACCGGCAATGGCTGTGTTGTATCATCTGGGCTGGAGGCGTCTGCCAAGCTTGATATTGTTGTTCTGGAAGGTGATTTCAACAATGAAGACGAGGAAGGCTGGACAGAGGAGGAATTTGACAGTCATATAGTGAAGGAGCGTGAGGGAAAACGACCTATTATAACTGGCGATATACAAGTCACACTGAAAGAAGGTGTTGGCACAATCGGGGAGTTCACGTTCACAGATAACTCTAGCTGGATAAGGAGTAGGAAATTCAGACTTGGTTTGAAAATTGCCTCAGGGTTTTGTGAGGGTGTTCGCATCCGTGAGGCAAAAACTGAAGCTTTCATGGTTAAGGACCATAGAGGAGAAT TGTACAAGAAGCATTATCCACCTGCATTGAAGGATGAGGTCTGGAGGTTAGAGAAAATAGGAAAAGATGGGTCGTTCCATAAGAGGCTGAATAAATCTGGAATTTTAACTGTTGAAGATTTTCTTAGGCTTGTGGTTCGGGATCCACAGAAGCTGCGTACT ATCCTCGGAAGTGGCATGTCCAACAAGATGTGGGATTCCCTTGTTGAACATGCAAAAACCTGTGTCTTGAGTGGAAAATATTACATATACTATTCTGATGAGAACAGAACTGCTGGTGCTATTTTCAACGACCTCTATGCATTCTGTGGGCTAATTTCTGGCGAGCAATTCTATTCGTCTGAGAGTCTTGATGATGGCCAAAAG CATTTTGCTGATGGGCTGGTGAAGAAAGCATATGATAATTGGATGTATGTTATTGAATATGATGGCAAAGCTCTCTTGAACCCTAAACCAAAGAAAAAGGCTGCATTAACTAATCAAGCTGAGGCTCGTGCTCCTGCTGCATATGTACAGCGCATTTCTTCAACGAGTATGCCAGGACCATCTACAACAG GCACAAATGGTTCTATAGGGTATGATGGCAACCAGACAGCAACACAGTCTGTTCAGCTTCAGAGTTCATCTGCTAATATGCCTGTGCCATATGATGACGCCTTTCCATTTTTGCCGCATACCATGTTGATGGGGTCTAATCAGGGAACAGCAAGTGATGGCATGGGTCTGGAACTCGGCCAGTTGCATCACACAATTTCTCAAGGCCATCCAATTCAGCCAGCAAATGTCGGCTACGATAATTGGCATCACAACCGTGATGGTCAGTATGCTGATGATTTCACTGAAGACATTCGCCTAAAAAGCCACCAACTGCTCGAGGGTGACGACATGCAGCAGCTGCTCAGGGTCTTCAATATGGGCGGAGCTTCTACTGGTTTGCCAGACGAAACGTTTTCCTTCCCTTACATGCAATCTCCATTGCCAAATCCAGGCTTCGAAGGTGAGCCCAGCCGTCCATCGGGCAAAGCCGTTGTCGGGTGGCTCAAGATAAAGGCTGCTATGAGATGGGGAATATTTGTCAGGAAGAAAGCTGCCGAAAGAAGGGCGCAGATTGTTGAGCTGGAGGATTAA